A part of Candidatus Electrothrix aestuarii genomic DNA contains:
- a CDS encoding nitrogenase component 1: MSKNHPDYISTTNACKLCKPLGACLAFKGIEGTVPYLHGSQGCATYMRRYIISHYNEPIDIASSSLSEKNAIYGGGPNLKMGLTNVAEKYRPKMIGIATTCLTETIGDDVSMYLKEYKKDTEGSEGLPEFVDVSTPSYSGTHMEGFHGAIHAVINQRAKGGPKTETINLLPGFVSSADYRLLKQITEDFGLDCTMLPDLSETMDRPALLEYEKVAEGGTPLAAIERMGCSQATIEFGRTLSSKKSSSLTLNEKFNIPHHRLGMPIGIEETDRFFALLSTLSGRPIPEKYTKERGRLIDAYVDGHKYVFGKRAIIYGEEDLVIGLTAFLAEIGIFPILCATGGTSGKLGEAITDITGDILSEQPVIHEGVDFFDIAEMAEELTPDLLVGHSKGYPLARKLNIPLIRVGFPIHDRVGGQRINHISYSGAQQLFDQVANALIAKKQADSDVGYSYM, from the coding sequence ATGAGCAAAAATCATCCTGATTATATTTCTACCACCAACGCCTGTAAGCTATGCAAGCCATTGGGCGCTTGCCTGGCCTTTAAAGGCATCGAAGGCACCGTTCCCTATCTGCACGGTTCTCAGGGCTGCGCCACCTATATGCGCCGCTATATCATCAGTCATTATAATGAACCCATCGACATTGCCTCCTCCTCTCTTTCCGAGAAAAACGCCATCTATGGCGGTGGCCCCAACCTGAAAATGGGCTTGACCAATGTGGCGGAAAAATATCGCCCCAAAATGATCGGCATCGCCACCACCTGTCTCACAGAAACCATAGGCGATGATGTTTCAATGTATCTCAAGGAGTACAAAAAAGACACTGAAGGCTCTGAGGGTCTGCCAGAATTTGTTGATGTTTCAACTCCCAGTTATTCCGGCACCCACATGGAGGGCTTTCACGGAGCTATCCATGCGGTCATTAATCAGCGTGCCAAAGGCGGACCCAAGACCGAGACCATCAACCTTTTACCAGGCTTTGTATCCTCAGCAGATTATCGCCTGCTCAAACAAATCACGGAGGACTTCGGACTGGATTGTACTATGCTACCGGATCTTTCCGAAACTATGGATCGACCAGCCCTGCTCGAATACGAGAAAGTAGCCGAAGGTGGAACGCCCCTTGCGGCAATTGAGCGCATGGGTTGCAGCCAAGCGACTATTGAATTTGGCCGCACTTTGAGTAGTAAAAAGAGTAGCAGCCTCACTCTGAACGAAAAATTCAATATCCCCCACCATCGACTGGGAATGCCTATTGGCATCGAAGAGACTGATCGTTTTTTTGCCTTACTTTCTACCCTCAGCGGTCGCCCGATACCGGAAAAATACACCAAGGAACGCGGGAGATTGATCGACGCCTATGTGGATGGGCACAAATATGTCTTTGGCAAGAGAGCGATTATCTACGGTGAGGAAGACCTGGTTATCGGCCTGACTGCCTTTTTAGCTGAAATCGGCATATTCCCTATTCTCTGTGCAACAGGCGGCACATCAGGCAAACTTGGCGAGGCCATCACAGACATTACCGGAGACATCCTCTCCGAGCAGCCAGTAATCCATGAGGGCGTTGACTTCTTCGATATCGCCGAAATGGCGGAGGAGTTGACTCCAGACCTACTAGTGGGCCATTCGAAAGGATACCCCCTTGCCCGCAAATTAAACATCCCCTTAATCCGGGTGGGCTTCCCTATTCATGATCGGGTGGGAGGACAGCGCATTAACCATATTAGTTATAGTGGCGCGCAGCAGCTTTTTGATCAGGTTGCCAATGCACTCATCGCAAAGAAGCAGGCCGACTCTGATGTAGGGTATTCATATATGTAA
- a CDS encoding DUF4365 domain-containing protein translates to MKAQKTDRTERRGIGIAMTAFETLDFAFREQSESDYGIDAHAELIRSEQPTGQLLGIQLKSGGSYLSERCDTGFVFRTDKDHVEYWLNHALPVLVCLCDVEAKNVYWQVVTNETAISTGKGYKFVVPSTQLIDSSSRELLRKWLTPTIPATRYTICEQSDISHAAARRYSFKIVINGGATKAEVAAMVRQVTNDGIKSKYSRNCIVDSLSDLDAQVVYTFIYPTAEDYSRGAWICRSLWIDKNLVEEFRPVGFKGENVGDNIIVDWNDDYSEWSQVFSACIGSKEEYLSTILPMIDELKRLLQKVAVNLSKYKNNEINEEEFIVSTEEDLKRVYELYREGIDLPFAAPFECRDVNQKFQNLIAHLDNIRLHYAEESRHNWTKENRLWLSVKQCSWAQENLQHFEYELSKIR, encoded by the coding sequence TTGAAGGCACAAAAGACTGACCGCACTGAACGACGAGGCATAGGTATTGCCATGACCGCATTTGAGACCTTGGACTTTGCCTTTCGAGAACAGTCTGAAAGCGACTATGGTATTGATGCCCACGCAGAACTGATAAGATCGGAGCAGCCAACAGGACAACTTTTGGGTATTCAGCTCAAATCAGGGGGAAGTTACCTGTCTGAGCGATGCGATACAGGTTTTGTGTTTCGCACCGATAAAGATCACGTCGAATATTGGTTGAATCACGCCTTGCCTGTGCTGGTCTGTTTGTGTGACGTGGAAGCAAAAAATGTTTATTGGCAAGTAGTGACCAATGAAACTGCCATATCCACAGGTAAAGGGTACAAGTTTGTCGTTCCATCAACACAGCTGATTGATTCGTCATCCAGAGAGCTATTACGAAAGTGGCTGACTCCTACAATACCGGCAACTCGTTATACCATCTGCGAACAAAGTGATATAAGCCATGCTGCTGCAAGGAGATATTCTTTTAAGATTGTGATCAATGGTGGAGCAACAAAGGCAGAAGTCGCTGCAATGGTGCGACAAGTCACTAACGACGGTATTAAAAGTAAGTATAGCCGGAATTGCATAGTTGATAGCCTGTCGGATCTAGATGCTCAGGTCGTCTATACATTTATTTATCCGACAGCTGAAGATTACAGTCGAGGTGCTTGGATTTGCCGCAGTCTTTGGATTGATAAAAATTTGGTTGAAGAGTTTAGACCGGTTGGGTTTAAAGGCGAAAACGTAGGCGATAATATAATAGTAGACTGGAATGATGATTATTCTGAATGGTCTCAGGTCTTCTCAGCGTGTATTGGATCAAAAGAAGAGTATTTATCCACAATTCTTCCGATGATAGATGAGTTGAAAAGGTTGTTACAAAAAGTAGCAGTTAACTTATCAAAATACAAAAACAACGAAATTAACGAGGAAGAATTTATTGTATCTACCGAAGAAGACCTCAAACGTGTCTACGAGCTTTACAGAGAGGGGATAGACCTTCCATTCGCAGCCCCATTTGAATGTCGTGATGTTAATCAAAAATTTCAGAATCTCATTGCCCATCTTGATAACATCCGGTTGCATTACGCTGAAGAGTCGCGTCATAATTGGACCAAAGAAAACAGGCTTTGGCTGTCTGTTAAACAATGTTCCTGGGCTCAAGAAAATTTACAACATTTCGAGTATGAGCTTTCCAAGATACGGTAG
- the uvrB gene encoding excinuclease ABC subunit UvrB, whose protein sequence is MSTRFQLTSPFTPSGDQPAAIDKIVQGLNDGAQHQVLLGVTGSGKTFTMAQVIAKVNRPALVMAPNKTLAAQLFAEFKELFPHNAVEYFVSYYDYYQPEAYIPASDTYIEKDSAINDAIDKMRHSATRALLTRDDVVIVASVSCIYGLGSPDEYKNMHLYLQRDEDYPMEEVQRRLVFMLYERNEMSFHRGTFRVRGDVIDIFPVYEEDRAVRVEFFGDTIDAISIIDPLRGVVLEDVDELTLFPSSHFVTGQENLQRAMHTIKDELRERLDELYAENRLVEAQRLEQRTQFDLEMITELGYCNGIENYSRHLTGKPPGAPPPNLLDYFPDNYITIIDESHIGVPQIGGMFNGDRARKTTLVNFGFRLPSALDNRPLRFDEFEQRVHQTVYVSATPGPYEMEKCEGRIIEQLIRPTGLLDPRIEVRPAGTQVDDLLEEIRLCTERGESVLVTTLTKRMAEDLTEYYEQVGVKVRYLHSDIKTLERIELIRDLRRGEYNVLVGINLLREGLDIPEVALVAILDADKEGFLRSERSLVQTCGRAARNADGTVILYADKITKSMQYTIDETNRRRKIQEEFNQKHGIVPQTIISEIKDSMSAHLRASGWVPEEGAADDAGVLQAAEPEMVYRSAADLQKDIKALEARMLEAADNLAFEEAAALRDQIKDLKMLELEMR, encoded by the coding sequence ATGTCCACCCGCTTCCAACTCACATCCCCCTTCACCCCCTCCGGCGATCAACCGGCAGCGATTGATAAAATCGTCCAAGGACTGAATGACGGAGCACAGCATCAGGTGCTGCTTGGTGTCACCGGCTCAGGCAAGACCTTTACCATGGCCCAGGTTATCGCCAAGGTCAACCGCCCCGCCTTGGTCATGGCTCCGAACAAAACTTTGGCCGCCCAGCTCTTTGCCGAGTTTAAGGAGCTTTTTCCCCATAACGCTGTGGAGTACTTTGTGTCCTATTACGATTATTATCAGCCTGAAGCCTATATCCCGGCCTCGGATACCTATATCGAAAAGGACTCGGCCATCAACGATGCCATTGATAAGATGCGCCACTCCGCCACCCGTGCCCTGCTCACTCGTGATGACGTGGTGATCGTGGCCTCGGTCTCCTGCATATACGGCCTTGGTTCGCCGGACGAGTACAAGAACATGCACCTCTATCTCCAGCGGGACGAGGATTATCCGATGGAGGAGGTCCAGCGGCGGCTGGTCTTTATGCTCTACGAGCGCAACGAGATGTCTTTTCACCGGGGTACCTTCCGGGTGCGCGGCGATGTGATCGACATCTTCCCGGTCTATGAGGAAGACCGTGCGGTTCGGGTGGAGTTCTTTGGCGATACCATTGACGCGATCTCCATCATTGATCCCCTGCGCGGAGTGGTATTGGAGGATGTAGACGAGCTGACCCTGTTTCCCTCCAGCCATTTTGTCACGGGCCAGGAAAACCTGCAACGGGCCATGCATACTATTAAGGATGAACTGCGTGAACGCCTGGATGAACTCTATGCAGAAAATCGTCTGGTCGAGGCCCAACGCCTGGAGCAACGCACCCAGTTTGATCTGGAGATGATTACTGAACTGGGCTATTGCAACGGCATTGAGAACTACAGTCGCCATCTCACCGGCAAGCCGCCCGGTGCGCCGCCACCCAACTTACTCGACTATTTCCCGGATAATTATATCACCATCATTGACGAGTCCCATATCGGGGTTCCGCAGATCGGCGGGATGTTTAACGGGGATCGGGCGAGAAAGACCACCCTGGTCAACTTCGGCTTTCGCCTGCCTTCGGCCTTGGACAACCGCCCTTTGCGCTTTGATGAGTTTGAACAGCGGGTGCATCAAACTGTCTATGTTTCGGCCACGCCTGGACCATACGAGATGGAAAAATGTGAGGGCCGTATTATTGAGCAGCTGATTCGTCCTACCGGCTTACTGGACCCGCGTATTGAAGTGCGGCCAGCAGGAACCCAGGTGGATGATCTGCTGGAGGAGATCAGGCTTTGCACGGAACGGGGCGAGTCCGTTCTTGTCACCACCCTGACCAAACGCATGGCTGAGGATCTGACTGAGTATTATGAACAGGTGGGCGTTAAGGTCCGTTATCTCCATTCTGATATCAAAACCCTGGAGCGAATTGAGCTGATCCGGGATCTGCGTCGGGGCGAGTACAATGTGCTGGTGGGTATTAACCTCTTGCGCGAGGGGCTGGATATCCCGGAGGTGGCCTTGGTGGCGATCCTGGATGCGGACAAGGAGGGCTTCCTGCGTTCAGAGCGTTCCCTGGTCCAGACCTGCGGCCGTGCGGCCCGTAATGCTGACGGCACGGTGATTCTCTATGCGGATAAGATCACCAAGTCCATGCAGTACACCATTGATGAGACCAATCGGCGGCGGAAAATCCAGGAGGAATTTAATCAAAAACATGGTATTGTGCCGCAGACGATTATCTCCGAGATTAAAGACTCCATGAGCGCGCATCTCCGGGCCTCGGGCTGGGTTCCCGAAGAAGGGGCTGCTGACGATGCTGGTGTACTTCAGGCCGCAGAGCCGGAAATGGTGTATCGCTCTGCTGCTGATCTGCAAAAGGATATTAAGGCGCTGGAGGCCCGAATGCTGGAAGCTGCCGATAATCTCGCCTTTGAAGAGGCAGCTGCCCTGCGTGATCAGATCAAGGATTTGAAGATGCTGGAGCTGGAGATGAGATAG
- a CDS encoding reverse transcriptase family protein — MARSQRKQVIHHIVDVLLTGPWQEQALLDRVRSALTEPHPWMAQLIADLLQDFSSRRPSPWTLRAFISNSSVFQSVWADKARRPKISGFLCEPAAMEAPVPALSHLRLPQLATSADLAVWLGLSFGQLDWFADPLGLQGRMKEGATHHYIYHWHQKREGPPRLIESPKSRLKTIQREILQKILDPVPLHNAAHGFCKGRSCRSYVAPHAEKEVVIRFDLQDFFPSIPSGRVHAVFRSLGYPWETARLLTGLCTHTAIDLFRDLPAHERHPWQVRRKYLQPHLPQGAPTSPALANLCTFRLDCRLSGLARSLDLDYTRYGDDLAFSGGQELLRKSEWLQVRVGAIAQEEGFQLNMRKIKLMRRGRRQQLAGLVVNAGANIPRSDYDQLKAILHNCVRFGPQSQNRIGHDDFKSYLAGKLAWVNSVNPARGQRLSALFSQIEWEV, encoded by the coding sequence TTGGCACGATCTCAGAGAAAACAGGTCATTCATCATATTGTTGATGTCCTTCTTACAGGACCGTGGCAGGAACAGGCCTTGTTGGACCGAGTACGCTCAGCTCTTACTGAACCGCATCCCTGGATGGCGCAGCTGATTGCGGATCTTCTCCAGGATTTTTCCTCTCGTCGTCCAAGTCCCTGGACCCTCAGGGCCTTTATTTCCAATTCATCCGTCTTTCAAAGCGTATGGGCAGATAAGGCAAGGCGGCCGAAGATAAGCGGCTTTCTTTGCGAACCAGCCGCAATGGAAGCACCTGTCCCTGCGCTGTCCCATCTTCGCCTGCCTCAATTAGCAACGTCAGCGGATCTTGCTGTCTGGCTTGGTCTCAGTTTTGGCCAACTTGATTGGTTTGCTGATCCTCTCGGGTTACAAGGCAGGATGAAAGAAGGGGCGACGCACCACTATATCTATCACTGGCACCAAAAGCGGGAAGGCCCGCCTCGCCTTATCGAATCACCGAAGTCCCGGCTGAAGACTATCCAGCGAGAGATCCTGCAAAAGATTCTTGATCCGGTTCCCCTCCATAATGCTGCACATGGCTTTTGCAAAGGTAGGTCCTGCCGGAGCTATGTTGCGCCTCATGCAGAAAAGGAAGTGGTTATCCGTTTCGATCTCCAGGATTTTTTCCCCTCTATTCCATCGGGCCGGGTCCATGCTGTCTTCCGTTCCTTGGGCTATCCCTGGGAGACAGCCCGCCTGTTGACCGGCCTATGCACTCATACGGCAATTGATCTGTTTCGCGATCTACCTGCACATGAACGTCATCCCTGGCAGGTACGTAGAAAATATTTACAGCCCCATCTTCCCCAGGGTGCTCCAACCTCGCCTGCCTTGGCGAATCTCTGTACCTTTCGTTTGGATTGCCGACTCAGCGGGCTTGCCCGCAGTCTTGATCTTGATTATACCCGGTACGGCGATGACCTTGCCTTTTCTGGTGGTCAGGAGTTGCTGCGAAAGAGTGAGTGGTTACAGGTCAGAGTTGGTGCCATTGCCCAGGAAGAGGGCTTTCAGCTCAATATGCGGAAGATAAAGCTTATGCGAAGGGGGCGGAGGCAGCAGTTGGCTGGCTTAGTGGTGAACGCAGGAGCAAATATTCCCCGCTCCGATTATGACCAGCTCAAGGCCATCCTGCATAACTGCGTGCGCTTCGGGCCGCAAAGCCAGAATAGGATCGGGCATGATGATTTTAAGAGCTATCTGGCAGGGAAATTGGCGTGGGTTAACTCGGTTAATCCGGCACGTGGGCAACGTTTGAGCGCCTTGTTTTCTCAGATTGAATGGGAGGTATAA
- a CDS encoding type II toxin-antitoxin system HicB family antitoxin — MTNKYEIILYWSEEDLAFIAEVPELPGCIAHGDTYESTLANIQDVMELWKETAEEFFDLIPTPKGRRLAFA; from the coding sequence ATGACAAATAAATATGAGATTATTCTCTATTGGAGTGAGGAAGATCTCGCTTTTATTGCTGAAGTTCCTGAGCTTCCCGGCTGTATAGCGCATGGGGACACGTATGAATCCACCTTGGCGAATATACAGGATGTCATGGAGCTCTGGAAAGAGACTGCTGAGGAGTTTTTTGACCTGATTCCAACCCCTAAGGGCCGTCGCTTGGCCTTTGCGTAA
- a CDS encoding type II toxin-antitoxin system HicA family toxin — translation MEKYEKLILWIFCGQSDANILFVDLIHLLEHVGFTMRVSGNHHIFSKEGVEEKPNLQKDGERARPYQVRMIRSIILKYRLGDNA, via the coding sequence ATGGAGAAATATGAAAAACTGATCCTGTGGATTTTTTGCGGGCAAAGCGATGCTAATATTTTGTTTGTTGACCTGATTCATCTGTTGGAGCATGTAGGTTTTACAATGCGGGTTTCTGGGAATCATCATATTTTTAGCAAAGAAGGAGTTGAGGAAAAACCGAATTTGCAGAAAGATGGAGAGCGGGCAAGGCCGTACCAAGTCAGAATGATCAGAAGTATCATATTGAAATACAGATTGGGGGATAACGCATGA
- a CDS encoding DUF2279 domain-containing protein has translation MKKKYCRAFLILSLTLLVLSPTLTAFAQDIQLGSNLGQTDLETESSWWGHLPKEKKMLYTNAFAVSFITLYGFADWDYGSGNFHFANEGWFERDTKYGGSDKLGHFWSTYVLADTFTALYNHWGYEPKKAGLYGVLSSWGVQTIMELDDGTSETQGFDWNDMAMNTLGAVTSMFLAQYPELDRKIDFRVEYAFNGPVQGLFDDYSNMYYAVVVNLDGFDVLQDSWLQWLELHAGYCTRGYETTEDEKERRTYLGISLNLSRLLHQHNYHKTGKVLEYLQIPYTVPKIFAKAG, from the coding sequence ATGAAAAAAAAATATTGTCGTGCTTTCCTCATTCTTTCTCTTACGCTTCTTGTTCTCTCTCCGACATTGACAGCATTTGCTCAGGACATTCAGCTAGGTTCGAATCTTGGCCAGACAGACCTGGAAACGGAGAGCAGCTGGTGGGGCCATCTTCCCAAGGAAAAAAAGATGCTGTATACGAATGCATTTGCAGTCTCCTTCATCACCTTATATGGCTTTGCTGATTGGGATTATGGTTCAGGGAACTTTCATTTTGCCAATGAAGGATGGTTTGAAAGGGACACAAAATATGGAGGATCAGACAAGCTGGGTCATTTTTGGTCAACCTATGTGCTGGCCGATACCTTTACAGCTCTTTATAATCATTGGGGCTATGAACCGAAAAAAGCAGGGCTCTATGGTGTGCTTTCGTCTTGGGGGGTGCAGACTATTATGGAGCTGGATGACGGCACCAGTGAGACCCAGGGCTTTGATTGGAATGATATGGCGATGAACACCTTGGGTGCCGTCACCAGTATGTTTCTTGCTCAGTATCCGGAACTGGATCGTAAGATAGACTTTCGCGTTGAATATGCCTTTAATGGTCCTGTGCAGGGGCTTTTTGATGATTACTCTAATATGTACTATGCTGTGGTCGTGAACCTTGATGGTTTTGATGTTTTGCAGGATTCCTGGTTGCAATGGTTGGAACTGCATGCCGGGTATTGTACTCGTGGATACGAGACTACAGAAGATGAGAAAGAGCGCCGCACCTATTTGGGGATCTCCCTGAACTTATCCCGCCTACTTCATCAGCATAATTATCATAAGACTGGAAAGGTACTTGAGTACCTTCAGATCCCCTATACTGTGCCGAAAATTTTTGCGAAAGCGGGATGA
- a CDS encoding endonuclease/exonuclease/phosphatase family protein, translating into MKRYLFVMLTVFAVLILSQSVLAREIRLASWNMRWVNSIEFAPGDSGEAERTVKDYNAMREYAKKLQGDVVALQEVGDAEAAYHVFSQGEYTVLLSGRDDPQQTGFALRKGIPFVDNGAYKELGEGDTRYGTDITIFPNSDNALRLLSVHLKSGCFSNRHDEQGTEACSKFQRNMEVLEQWIDARAKEKIPFVVMGDWNRRLLENGDSAWAAIDDKEPKGLQLVNSNQGAMQSVCLVKTWNKDTETWNDSLKNYPAPIDHIILDGRAASFLSENGFEVVTFTEEDSLAYNLSDHCPIYTDMTLPDDKVSLLEADTLHMDRVKLRIMAANITSGNKQSYDLGHGIRIFKGFKPDVVLIQEFNYKENSQKDIKEFVSTTFGEGFQYYRESDAQIPNGVISRWPILDSGKWEDSFAPNREYVWAKIDIPGNIDLWAVSLHFLTKNSRIRKAEARELVAKIKERIPEEDYLVVGGDLNTRNVNEPALKILDEIIDLGPFPEGPKGGKGTNSSRKKPYDWVFADADLNQYQVQTEVGSRNFPKGIIFDSRVYGPLSDVTPVERGDSAAPNMQHMAVVKDFLLYVHE; encoded by the coding sequence ATGAAAAGATATCTTTTTGTCATGCTGACCGTTTTTGCTGTGCTGATCCTCTCGCAATCGGTCTTGGCACGTGAGATTCGTTTGGCAAGTTGGAATATGCGATGGGTCAACAGTATTGAGTTTGCGCCGGGTGATTCTGGAGAAGCGGAGCGAACCGTAAAAGATTACAATGCCATGAGAGAGTATGCCAAAAAACTGCAAGGGGACGTGGTTGCTCTGCAGGAAGTCGGGGATGCCGAGGCCGCCTATCATGTGTTTTCTCAAGGAGAGTACACGGTCCTCCTTTCCGGGAGAGATGATCCCCAGCAGACCGGCTTTGCTCTCCGAAAGGGAATTCCTTTTGTCGATAACGGGGCCTATAAAGAGCTTGGTGAAGGAGATACCCGCTACGGAACTGATATCACGATTTTCCCCAATTCAGATAATGCCCTCCGTTTGCTCAGTGTCCATCTGAAGAGCGGATGCTTTTCCAATCGTCATGATGAGCAGGGAACAGAGGCCTGCTCCAAGTTTCAACGCAACATGGAAGTGCTTGAGCAATGGATAGATGCCAGGGCCAAGGAAAAGATTCCCTTTGTCGTTATGGGTGACTGGAATCGACGTCTGTTAGAAAATGGAGACAGTGCATGGGCTGCGATTGATGATAAGGAACCCAAAGGATTACAGCTTGTTAATTCGAATCAGGGGGCAATGCAGTCTGTCTGTTTGGTAAAAACATGGAATAAGGATACAGAGACTTGGAATGATTCCCTGAAAAATTATCCTGCGCCTATTGATCACATTATTCTCGATGGTCGTGCCGCATCATTTCTCTCTGAAAATGGCTTCGAGGTTGTAACTTTTACAGAGGAAGATAGTCTCGCATATAACCTGTCTGATCATTGCCCTATTTATACTGATATGACCTTGCCGGACGACAAGGTGTCCTTGTTAGAGGCGGACACCTTGCATATGGATAGGGTTAAACTGCGCATTATGGCGGCAAACATAACCAGTGGGAATAAGCAATCCTATGATCTCGGGCATGGGATACGTATTTTTAAAGGATTCAAGCCGGATGTTGTCTTGATTCAGGAGTTTAATTATAAAGAGAATTCCCAGAAAGATATAAAAGAGTTTGTTTCGACAACCTTTGGGGAAGGGTTTCAGTATTACAGAGAGAGTGATGCCCAGATTCCGAACGGTGTGATCAGCCGCTGGCCCATTCTTGATTCTGGAAAATGGGAAGACAGCTTTGCTCCCAACAGGGAGTATGTCTGGGCCAAGATAGATATTCCAGGTAATATTGATCTCTGGGCGGTGAGTTTGCATTTTTTAACAAAAAATAGCAGGATACGGAAAGCAGAGGCCCGGGAGTTAGTGGCAAAGATTAAAGAAAGAATACCAGAGGAAGATTACCTCGTTGTTGGAGGCGATCTCAATACCAGAAACGTCAATGAGCCAGCCTTGAAAATTTTGGATGAGATTATAGACCTCGGACCTTTTCCCGAAGGTCCAAAGGGAGGGAAGGGGACCAATTCGAGCCGGAAAAAGCCGTATGATTGGGTGTTCGCAGATGCTGACTTGAATCAGTATCAGGTGCAGACTGAAGTAGGGAGTCGGAACTTTCCCAAGGGCATAATTTTTGATAGCCGGGTCTATGGTCCCCTGAGTGATGTGACACCGGTTGAGCGCGGAGACAGTGCTGCGCCGAACATGCAGCATATGGCTGTAGTGAAAGATTTTCTGTTGTATGTTCATGAGTAG
- the pyrF gene encoding orotidine-5'-phosphate decarboxylase — MTDKNIPLNERIIFALDVTSPDEAMALVEKLDSEIKFFKVGLQLFLAGWFHTIDAIIARGNKVMVDLKFFDIPETVKLAVDQLKNRGVSFATVHGNDPILRAAVQDKDSEMKILAVTVLTSFDEEDMRAMGMTGSVRDLVLHRARKALEIGCDGVVSSALEAEPLRHDLGPNFLVVTPGIRPGANVDDGSDDQKRIATAKQAIINGADHVVIGRPIRDSKDPIALIRELQQEIAEGLAAA, encoded by the coding sequence ATGACAGACAAAAACATCCCTTTAAACGAACGAATTATCTTTGCCCTTGATGTCACCTCACCTGATGAGGCAATGGCCCTGGTGGAAAAACTGGACAGTGAAATTAAGTTTTTCAAGGTAGGGCTTCAGCTCTTCTTAGCGGGTTGGTTCCACACCATTGATGCCATTATTGCGCGCGGCAATAAGGTGATGGTGGATCTCAAGTTTTTTGATATCCCGGAGACGGTGAAGCTGGCTGTGGATCAATTGAAAAACCGGGGGGTCAGCTTTGCCACTGTGCATGGTAATGATCCTATCCTGCGGGCCGCTGTGCAGGACAAGGACAGCGAGATGAAGATCCTGGCCGTCACGGTGCTGACCAGCTTTGATGAGGAGGATATGCGGGCAATGGGCATGACCGGTTCTGTGCGGGATCTGGTTCTGCACCGGGCGCGTAAGGCCCTGGAGATCGGCTGTGATGGGGTGGTCTCTTCTGCCCTGGAGGCTGAGCCGCTTCGTCATGATCTGGGGCCGAATTTCCTGGTTGTCACCCCTGGGATCAGGCCGGGTGCCAATGTGGATGATGGCTCTGATGATCAAAAAAGGATCGCCACGGCAAAGCAGGCCATTATTAACGGCGCTGATCACGTTGTCATCGGCCGCCCGATCCGGGATAGCAAAGATCCTATCGCCCTGATTCGTGAGCTACAGCAGGAAATTGCCGAAGGGCTGGCAGCAGCATGA
- the tnpA gene encoding IS200/IS605 family transposase produces MDDYQSLSHTKWKCKYHVVFIPKYRKKVLYGELRSRLGEVFHELARHKESRIEQGVCCPDHVHMLIWIPPKFPVSSVVGYIKGKSAIHVARFFLGKSRNYTGQAFWARGFFVSTVGIDDAVIREYIEQQEKEDQRMEQLELFGKPGGKKRRSN; encoded by the coding sequence ATGGACGATTACCAAAGCTTATCGCACACGAAATGGAAATGCAAATATCACGTTGTATTTATACCGAAATACCGCAAGAAAGTGCTCTACGGTGAGCTGCGCAGCAGGCTGGGTGAAGTTTTTCACGAACTTGCCCGGCATAAAGAGAGCAGAATAGAACAAGGTGTCTGCTGTCCTGACCATGTTCATATGCTGATATGGATTCCACCTAAGTTCCCGGTATCGTCAGTTGTCGGATACATTAAAGGGAAAAGTGCAATTCATGTGGCTCGTTTCTTTCTCGGCAAGTCGAGGAATTATACAGGTCAGGCCTTTTGGGCGAGAGGCTTTTTCGTAAGCACAGTCGGTATTGATGATGCCGTGATCCGGGAATATATTGAGCAGCAGGAAAAGGAGGACCAGCGGATGGAACAGCTTGAACTGTTTGGAAAACCGGGCGGAAAGAAGCGAAGGAGTAACTGA